Proteins encoded within one genomic window of Actinoplanes octamycinicus:
- a CDS encoding discoidin domain-containing protein: MSRFRLIAAAAAAGVVAALMHAPAAQAAGPNLAAGKTFSASSYTDVYPAGNAGDGNANTYWESNNNAFPQWLQVDLGTSTQVNQAVLKLPPATAWGTRTETLSIQGSTNGTSFSDLKSSAGYTFNPASGNTVTVDFTAASARFVRLTFTGNTAWPAGQLSELELYGPVAGDSQAPSAPGNLTYTQPASGQIRLNWSASTDNVGVTGYDVYANGVLRTSVAGNVLTYTDSQPDSATVQYYMRAKDAAGNVSGNSNTVTRTGATGDSQAPTTPGTLSYTTPAAGQIRLSWGASTDNVGVTGYHVYANGALKTTVTGTTYTDSVADTATVSYYVKARDAAGNESAASNTVTRTGAPQTGTNLAVGKPIEASSTVFTFVAANANDNDTATYWEGSAYPANLTVKLGANATVSSVVVKLNPATDWGTRQQTFAVLGREQSASGYTTIVGSAAYTFNPASGNTVTIPVSATTADVRLSFTANTGAPSGQVAEFQVIGTPAVNPDLTVTGLSTSPAAPVETDAITLSATVRNAGTAASPASSVNLYLGTTKVGSATVGALAAGASTTVSANVGAKDAGIYAVSAKVDEANTIIETDDANNSYTSPSNLVVAPVSSSDLVASAVSWSPGNPSAGNTVSFSVVLKNQGTAATGSGAHAVTVTVLNGSTTVKTFTGSYTGTLAAGASSPSISLGTWTAVNGKYTVRTAVAADTNELPVKQGNNTSEKPFFVGRGANMPYDMYEAEDGTVGGGAAVVGPNRTIGDLAGEASGRKAVTLNQTGASVAWTTRNATNTVVARFSIPDGTTSSINVYVNGSLNKTLPLTSKYAWLYGNETAPQNSGSGPRHIYDEANVMLTGSFPAGSTIKLQKDSGNSGSIAIDFIQLEQVAPIANPDAAKYVVPAGFDQQSVQAALDAARQDSTKLGVYLPAGDYQTSNKFQVYGKSIKVLGAGPWYTRFHTPETQTETDAGFRADATANGSTFANFSFWGNYTIRIDGPGKVFDFANVANVTIDNIWAEHVVCLYWGANTDNMVIKNSRVRNTFADGVNMTNGSTGNLVDNNESRATGDDSFALFSAIDAGGSDEINNTFSNLTSLLTWRAAGIAVYGGYANTFKNIYIADTLCYSGITVSSLDFGYPMNGFGANPPTVLDNISVVRAGGHFWGQQVFPAIWMFSASKVFQGIRVSNTDIVDPTYSGIMFQTQYIGGQPVNPIKDTVFTNVTITGAQKSGDAFDAKSGYGIWANPLPEAGQGPAVGSATFTNLTLSNNYKDIENPTSTFTIVRN, from the coding sequence ATGTCCAGATTCAGGCTGATAGCCGCGGCCGCCGCCGCCGGCGTGGTAGCCGCGTTGATGCACGCCCCCGCGGCGCAGGCCGCCGGGCCCAACCTCGCGGCCGGCAAGACCTTCAGCGCCAGCAGCTACACCGACGTCTACCCGGCCGGCAACGCCGGCGACGGCAACGCGAACACCTACTGGGAGAGCAACAACAACGCCTTCCCGCAGTGGCTGCAGGTCGACCTGGGCACGTCCACCCAGGTCAACCAGGCGGTCCTGAAGCTGCCCCCGGCCACCGCCTGGGGCACCCGCACCGAGACGCTGTCGATCCAGGGCAGCACGAACGGCACCTCGTTCAGTGACCTCAAGTCCAGCGCCGGCTACACCTTCAACCCGGCGAGCGGTAACACCGTCACGGTCGACTTCACCGCGGCCAGCGCCCGGTTCGTCCGGCTGACCTTCACCGGCAACACCGCGTGGCCCGCCGGGCAGCTCTCCGAGCTGGAGCTCTACGGCCCGGTCGCCGGGGACAGCCAGGCGCCGAGCGCGCCCGGCAACCTGACCTACACCCAGCCGGCCAGCGGCCAGATCCGGCTGAACTGGTCCGCGTCGACCGACAACGTGGGCGTGACCGGCTACGACGTCTACGCCAACGGCGTTCTGCGGACGAGCGTGGCCGGCAACGTGCTGACCTACACGGACAGCCAGCCGGACTCGGCGACCGTGCAGTACTACATGCGGGCCAAGGACGCGGCCGGCAACGTCTCCGGGAACAGCAACACGGTGACCCGGACCGGCGCGACCGGCGACTCGCAGGCACCGACCACGCCCGGCACGCTGTCCTACACCACGCCGGCCGCCGGGCAGATCCGGCTCAGCTGGGGCGCGTCGACCGACAACGTGGGCGTGACCGGCTACCACGTCTACGCCAACGGCGCGCTGAAGACCACGGTCACCGGGACCACGTACACCGACAGCGTCGCCGACACCGCGACGGTGTCCTACTACGTCAAGGCGCGCGACGCGGCCGGCAACGAGTCGGCGGCCAGCAACACGGTGACCCGGACCGGGGCCCCGCAGACCGGGACCAACCTCGCGGTGGGCAAGCCGATCGAGGCGTCCTCGACGGTCTTCACCTTCGTGGCGGCCAACGCAAACGACAACGACACCGCGACCTACTGGGAGGGCAGCGCGTACCCGGCCAACCTGACGGTGAAGCTGGGCGCCAACGCGACGGTCTCCTCGGTGGTGGTCAAGCTCAACCCGGCCACCGACTGGGGCACCCGGCAGCAGACCTTCGCGGTGCTCGGCCGGGAGCAGTCGGCGTCCGGCTACACCACGATCGTGGGCTCGGCGGCGTACACCTTCAATCCCGCCTCCGGGAACACCGTGACCATCCCGGTCTCCGCGACCACCGCGGACGTCCGGCTCTCCTTCACCGCGAACACCGGCGCGCCCAGCGGCCAGGTCGCCGAGTTCCAGGTGATCGGCACCCCGGCGGTCAACCCGGACCTGACCGTCACCGGCCTCAGCACCTCGCCGGCCGCGCCGGTCGAGACCGACGCGATCACCCTGTCCGCCACGGTCCGCAACGCGGGCACGGCCGCTTCGCCGGCCTCCTCGGTCAACCTCTATCTCGGTACGACCAAGGTCGGCTCGGCCACCGTCGGCGCCCTCGCCGCCGGCGCGTCCACCACCGTCTCGGCGAACGTCGGCGCGAAGGACGCGGGCATCTACGCGGTCAGCGCCAAGGTCGACGAGGCGAACACGATCATCGAGACCGACGACGCCAACAACTCCTACACCAGCCCGTCGAACCTGGTCGTGGCCCCGGTCAGCAGCTCCGACCTGGTCGCCTCGGCGGTCTCCTGGTCGCCGGGCAACCCGTCGGCCGGCAACACGGTGAGCTTCTCGGTGGTCCTGAAGAACCAGGGCACCGCGGCCACCGGCAGCGGCGCGCACGCCGTCACGGTGACGGTCCTGAACGGGTCCACCACGGTCAAGACGTTCACCGGGTCGTACACCGGCACCCTGGCGGCCGGCGCCTCGTCGCCGTCGATCAGCCTGGGCACCTGGACCGCGGTGAACGGCAAGTACACGGTCCGGACCGCGGTCGCCGCGGACACCAACGAGCTGCCGGTGAAACAGGGCAACAACACCAGCGAGAAACCGTTCTTCGTGGGTCGCGGCGCGAACATGCCGTACGACATGTACGAGGCCGAGGACGGCACGGTCGGTGGCGGCGCGGCGGTCGTCGGCCCCAACCGGACCATCGGCGACCTCGCCGGGGAGGCGTCCGGCCGCAAGGCGGTCACGCTGAACCAGACCGGCGCGTCGGTGGCCTGGACCACCCGCAACGCCACCAACACGGTGGTCGCCCGGTTCTCCATCCCGGACGGCACGACCAGCTCGATCAACGTCTACGTGAACGGGTCGCTGAACAAGACCCTGCCGCTCACCTCGAAGTACGCCTGGCTCTACGGCAACGAGACGGCGCCGCAGAACTCCGGCTCCGGGCCGCGGCACATCTACGACGAGGCGAACGTCATGCTGACCGGCTCGTTCCCGGCCGGCAGCACGATCAAGCTGCAGAAGGACTCCGGCAACAGCGGCAGCATCGCGATCGACTTCATCCAGCTGGAGCAGGTCGCGCCGATCGCCAACCCGGACGCCGCGAAGTACGTGGTGCCGGCCGGCTTCGACCAGCAGTCGGTGCAGGCCGCCCTGGACGCGGCCCGGCAGGACAGCACCAAGCTGGGCGTCTACCTGCCCGCCGGTGACTACCAGACGTCGAACAAGTTCCAGGTCTACGGCAAGTCGATCAAGGTGCTCGGCGCGGGACCGTGGTACACCCGCTTCCACACCCCGGAGACGCAGACCGAGACGGACGCCGGCTTCCGGGCCGACGCCACGGCCAACGGCTCGACGTTCGCCAACTTCTCGTTCTGGGGCAACTACACGATCCGGATCGACGGCCCGGGCAAGGTCTTCGACTTCGCCAACGTCGCCAACGTGACGATCGACAACATCTGGGCCGAGCACGTGGTCTGCCTGTACTGGGGCGCGAACACCGACAACATGGTGATCAAGAATTCGCGGGTCCGGAACACCTTCGCCGACGGCGTGAACATGACCAACGGCAGCACCGGCAACCTGGTCGACAACAACGAGTCCCGGGCGACCGGCGACGACAGCTTCGCGCTGTTCTCGGCGATCGACGCCGGCGGCTCGGACGAGATCAACAACACCTTCTCCAACCTGACCAGCCTGCTCACCTGGCGGGCGGCCGGCATCGCGGTCTACGGCGGCTACGCGAACACCTTCAAGAACATCTACATCGCGGACACGCTGTGCTACTCCGGGATCACGGTCAGCTCGCTCGACTTCGGCTACCCGATGAACGGCTTCGGCGCCAACCCGCCGACCGTGCTGGACAACATCTCGGTGGTCCGGGCCGGTGGCCACTTCTGGGGCCAGCAGGTGTTCCCGGCGATCTGGATGTTCAGCGCGTCCAAGGTGTTCCAGGGGATCCGGGTCAGCAACACCGACATCGTCGACCCGACCTACTCCGGGATCATGTTCCAGACCCAGTACATCGGCGGTCAGCCGGTGAACCCGATCAAGGACACGGTCTTCACCAACGTGACCATCACCGGCGCGCAGAAGAGCGGTGACGCCTTCGACGCCAAGAGCGGTTACGGCATCTGGGCGAACCCGCTGCCGGAAGCCGGTCAGGGCCCGGCGGTCGGCTCGGCCACCTTCACCAACCTGACCCTGAGCAACAACTACAAGGACATCGAGAACCCGACGTCCACCTTCACCATCGTCCGCAACTGA
- a CDS encoding discoidin domain-containing protein: MANRTAPTATLAAVLTAAAVTAVTWTSTPAQAAGLSPFDIAGRGATVPFTEIEAEKAATNGTSTGTDRTYGTLSSEASGREAVTLDAAGEYVEFTLTKPANAVTFRYSVPDGKSGSLDLRTGSTLIKAVPVTSKYAWYYGYYPFTNNPGDGRPHHFYDEARALFGTTYQAGTKIRIQVSSTAQSPSFTIDLADFENVPGPIGKPSGAIDAVADYGADPTGATDSTAKIQAAVNAGSAAGRVVYLPPGDYTLYSHVIVDRVTLAGAGPWYTVLGGRHPSQRNLAAGIYGKYAGQGGPSQNVTVKDLAVIGDIQERVDEDQVNAFGGAMSNSAIDNVWMQHTKVGAWMDGPMDRFTIRNSRILDQTADGVNFHIGVTNSTVTNTFVRNTGDDGLAMWAENTANVGNSFTHNTVVAPILANNIVSYGGRDITISDNVMAETVTNGGGLHVANRYPGVTGPTAVAGTWTLARNTLIRTGNSDYNWNFGIGALWFWPDQGAITGATINVTDTDILDSSYSAIQWIGNGTSGLNLTNVTIAGAGTFALQAQAPATATFTNVKATGIAQNPPTYNCTGAGLAITDGGGNSGWQTSTPYCGPWPAPKWGNSTTTPSTPPASSSPTPSPSTSTTPPPANGNLAQGKAVTVSSANGPYPGANAVDGNAATYWESANNAFPQTYTVDLGSAQTVGRAVLKLPAGWEKRTETVAVSGSTDGSSWTSLAGATGVTLDPATGNSATVPLTTGSRRYVRLTFTANTGWPAAQLAELELYATGGTTTPPTTPPTTTPPPAGNLAAGKTVTATSQADVYTPANLTDGNANSYWESSSNAFPQSVTVDLGQSRALTRIVVKLPPAAAWATRTQTLSVLGSTDGSSYGTVKASAGYTFNPASGNTVTIPVTASARYLRLTFTGNTGWPAGQLSELEAYAS; the protein is encoded by the coding sequence ATGGCCAACCGCACCGCCCCGACAGCAACCCTGGCCGCCGTCCTCACGGCCGCCGCGGTCACCGCAGTGACCTGGACCTCCACCCCGGCGCAGGCCGCCGGACTCTCCCCGTTCGACATCGCCGGGCGGGGCGCGACCGTGCCGTTCACCGAGATCGAGGCGGAGAAGGCGGCGACCAACGGCACCTCGACCGGCACCGACCGGACCTACGGCACGCTCTCCTCCGAGGCCTCCGGCCGGGAGGCGGTCACCCTCGACGCGGCGGGTGAGTACGTCGAGTTCACCCTGACCAAGCCGGCCAACGCGGTCACCTTCCGGTACAGCGTGCCGGACGGCAAGAGCGGTTCGCTGGACCTGCGCACCGGCTCGACGCTGATCAAGGCGGTGCCGGTCACCTCGAAGTACGCCTGGTACTACGGCTACTACCCGTTCACCAACAACCCCGGGGACGGCCGGCCGCACCACTTCTACGACGAGGCCCGGGCGCTCTTCGGGACCACCTACCAGGCCGGTACCAAGATCCGGATCCAGGTCAGCTCGACCGCGCAGTCGCCCAGCTTCACCATCGACCTGGCCGACTTCGAGAACGTTCCGGGCCCGATCGGCAAGCCGTCCGGCGCCATCGACGCGGTCGCCGACTACGGCGCGGACCCGACCGGCGCCACCGACTCCACCGCGAAGATCCAGGCCGCGGTCAACGCCGGCTCGGCGGCCGGGCGGGTCGTCTACCTCCCGCCGGGCGACTACACGCTGTACAGCCACGTGATCGTGGATCGGGTCACGCTCGCCGGGGCCGGTCCCTGGTACACCGTGCTCGGCGGCCGGCACCCCAGCCAGCGCAACCTGGCGGCCGGCATCTACGGCAAGTACGCCGGCCAGGGCGGCCCGAGCCAGAACGTCACGGTCAAGGACCTCGCGGTGATCGGTGACATCCAGGAGCGGGTCGACGAGGACCAGGTCAACGCGTTCGGCGGCGCCATGTCGAACTCGGCGATCGACAACGTCTGGATGCAGCACACCAAGGTCGGGGCCTGGATGGACGGCCCGATGGACAGGTTCACGATCCGGAACAGCCGGATCCTGGACCAGACCGCGGACGGCGTGAACTTCCACATCGGCGTCACCAACTCCACGGTCACCAACACGTTCGTCCGCAACACCGGTGACGACGGGCTGGCCATGTGGGCGGAGAACACCGCGAACGTCGGCAACTCGTTCACCCACAACACCGTGGTCGCGCCGATCCTGGCGAACAACATCGTCAGCTACGGCGGCCGGGACATCACGATCAGCGACAACGTGATGGCCGAGACGGTCACCAACGGCGGCGGCCTGCACGTCGCCAACCGGTACCCCGGGGTCACCGGGCCGACCGCGGTGGCCGGCACCTGGACGCTGGCCCGCAACACCCTGATCCGGACCGGCAACTCCGACTACAACTGGAACTTCGGGATCGGCGCGCTGTGGTTCTGGCCGGACCAGGGCGCGATCACCGGGGCGACGATCAACGTCACCGACACCGACATCCTGGACAGCTCCTACTCCGCGATCCAGTGGATCGGCAACGGCACCAGCGGGCTGAACCTGACCAACGTGACCATCGCCGGCGCCGGCACGTTCGCGCTGCAGGCGCAGGCCCCGGCCACCGCCACCTTCACCAACGTGAAGGCGACCGGGATCGCGCAGAACCCGCCGACCTACAACTGCACCGGCGCCGGCCTGGCGATCACCGACGGGGGCGGGAACTCGGGCTGGCAGACCTCGACGCCGTACTGCGGGCCGTGGCCGGCGCCGAAGTGGGGCAACAGCACCACGACCCCGTCCACCCCGCCGGCCTCGTCCTCGCCGACGCCGTCGCCCAGCACCTCCACGACGCCGCCGCCCGCCAACGGCAACCTGGCTCAGGGCAAGGCGGTCACGGTCTCCTCCGCGAACGGCCCCTACCCGGGCGCGAACGCGGTGGACGGCAACGCGGCGACGTACTGGGAGAGCGCGAACAACGCGTTCCCGCAGACGTACACGGTGGACCTCGGATCCGCGCAGACGGTCGGACGGGCCGTACTGAAGCTGCCGGCAGGCTGGGAGAAGCGGACCGAGACCGTCGCGGTCTCCGGAAGCACCGACGGGTCCTCCTGGACGTCGCTGGCCGGCGCCACCGGGGTCACCCTCGACCCGGCGACCGGCAACAGCGCGACCGTCCCGCTGACCACCGGAAGTCGTCGATACGTCCGGCTGACCTTCACGGCCAACACGGGCTGGCCCGCCGCGCAGCTCGCCGAGCTGGAGCTGTACGCGACCGGTGGCACCACCACGCCGCCGACCACCCCGCCGACCACGACGCCGCCTCCGGCGGGCAACCTCGCTGCCGGAAAGACGGTCACCGCGACCAGCCAGGCCGACGTCTACACCCCGGCCAACCTGACCGACGGCAACGCCAACAGCTACTGGGAGAGCAGCAGCAACGCCTTCCCGCAGTCGGTCACGGTCGACCTGGGCCAGAGCCGGGCGCTGACCCGGATCGTCGTCAAGCTGCCGCCGGCCGCGGCCTGGGCCACCCGCACCCAGACGCTGTCCGTGCTGGGCAGCACCGACGGCTCGTCCTACGGCACGGTCAAGGCGAGCGCCGGCTACACCTTCAACCCGGCGAGCGGGAACACGGTCACCATCCCGGTGACCGCCTCCGCCCGCTACCTGCGTCTCACCTTCACGGGGAACACCGGCTGGCCGGCTGGCCAGCTCTCCGAGCTCGAGGCCTACGCCTCCTGA
- a CDS encoding glycoside hydrolase family 13 protein, which translates to MSAKDSAWWRDAVIYQVYPRSFADSDGDGVGDIGGIRARLGHLRDLGVDAIWMSPWYPSPMADAGYDVADFRDVDPVFGDLAGAEALIAEAHAAGIRMIVDIVPNHISSEHPWFQAAIASPDAPERDYFWFRPGRGENGEQMPTGWTGEFGGTTWSKAPDGSWYLHLFTPEQPDLNWEHPDVQAEFEDILRFWFDRGADGIRIDSAALLFKDTALPEVVEGEPHPFHDLDAVHDVYRAWRRVADDYQGRALIGEVWMPDVERFTNYLRPDELHAAFNFDFLGCAWDPDLMRACIDRTLDAHAKVGAPPTWVLSNHDVTRHVTRYGRADTTFSFENNLDGSPVDLELGTRRARAAALLTLSLPGSTYVYQGEELGLWENENIPEDQIQDPMYARRGHTRDGCRVPLPWSGDEPPYAFTTGTSWLPQPAEWKDRTVEAQTGDPNSMLELYRTAIRLRREHINDPAMTWLEAGADVLAYCRGDVACVLNLSGAAIPMPEHKTILLASGPLDGDLLPQDTAVWLRF; encoded by the coding sequence GTGTCCGCAAAAGACAGTGCGTGGTGGCGCGACGCGGTCATCTACCAGGTGTACCCCCGGAGTTTCGCCGACTCCGACGGTGACGGCGTCGGTGACATCGGCGGCATCCGGGCACGCCTGGGCCACCTCCGCGACCTCGGGGTGGACGCGATCTGGATGAGCCCGTGGTACCCGTCGCCGATGGCGGACGCCGGTTACGACGTGGCGGACTTCCGGGACGTCGACCCGGTCTTCGGCGACCTGGCCGGCGCCGAGGCGCTGATCGCCGAGGCGCACGCGGCCGGGATCCGGATGATCGTCGACATCGTGCCGAACCACATCTCCTCCGAGCACCCGTGGTTCCAGGCCGCGATCGCCTCGCCGGACGCGCCCGAGCGGGACTACTTCTGGTTCCGCCCGGGGCGGGGCGAGAACGGCGAGCAGATGCCCACCGGCTGGACCGGGGAGTTCGGCGGGACCACCTGGTCGAAGGCGCCGGACGGGTCGTGGTACCTGCACCTGTTCACCCCGGAGCAGCCCGACCTCAACTGGGAGCACCCGGACGTCCAGGCGGAGTTCGAGGACATCCTCCGGTTCTGGTTCGACCGGGGCGCCGACGGGATCCGGATCGACTCGGCCGCGCTGCTGTTCAAGGACACCGCGCTGCCCGAGGTGGTGGAGGGCGAGCCGCACCCGTTCCACGACCTGGACGCGGTGCACGACGTCTACCGGGCCTGGCGCCGGGTGGCCGACGACTACCAGGGCCGGGCGCTGATCGGCGAGGTCTGGATGCCGGACGTCGAACGGTTCACCAACTATCTGCGGCCGGACGAGCTGCACGCGGCGTTCAACTTCGACTTCCTCGGCTGCGCCTGGGACCCCGACCTGATGCGCGCCTGCATCGACCGGACCCTGGACGCGCACGCCAAGGTCGGCGCCCCGCCCACCTGGGTGCTGTCCAACCACGACGTCACCCGGCACGTCACCCGGTACGGCCGGGCCGACACCACGTTCAGCTTCGAGAACAACCTCGACGGCTCCCCGGTCGACCTGGAACTGGGCACCCGGCGGGCCCGGGCGGCCGCGCTGCTCACCCTTTCGCTGCCCGGGTCCACCTACGTCTACCAGGGCGAGGAGCTCGGGCTGTGGGAGAACGAGAACATTCCTGAAGATCAGATCCAGGATCCGATGTACGCCCGGCGCGGGCACACCCGGGACGGCTGCCGGGTGCCGCTGCCCTGGTCCGGGGACGAGCCGCCGTACGCCTTCACCACCGGCACCTCCTGGCTGCCCCAGCCGGCCGAGTGGAAGGACCGCACGGTCGAGGCGCAGACCGGCGACCCGAACTCGATGCTGGAGCTCTACCGCACCGCGATCCGGTTGCGCCGCGAGCACATCAACGATCCCGCGATGACCTGGCTCGAGGCCGGCGCCGACGTGCTCGCCTACTGCCGCGGCGACGTCGCGTGCGTGCTCAACCTCTCCGGCGCCGCCATCCCCATGCCGGAGCACAAGACCATCCTGCTCGCCAGCGGCCCCCTCGACGGTGACCTCCTCCCCCAGGACACCGCGGTCTGGCTGCGCTTCTGA
- a CDS encoding carbohydrate ABC transporter permease, with the protein MSQNSGTRTLISQAQLQRGKGKVVYWTLLSLVVVSFTLVFIGPLYWMVTGALKTGQEIAQTPPTLWPQDPNFSNYTNAWSNLNLSKLLFNTFYYALGAVLFQLVFDTAAAYSLSKLRPVLGNVVLGAMLATLMIPVIVLIVPQYVTVIDLPLVHTSLINQPLAIWLPLVANAFNIFLLKRFFDSIPDDLMAAAQVDGAGPLRTLWSIILPMSRPILGVVSIFSVTYVWKDFLWPKLVMPDGSTRTVSVGIVAFSGGSSVNEVIAASVIAAIPTVIIFLIFQRNIMSGLTAGSVKG; encoded by the coding sequence ATGTCGCAGAATTCCGGCACCCGCACGCTCATCTCGCAGGCGCAGTTGCAGCGGGGCAAGGGCAAGGTCGTCTACTGGACGTTGCTGAGCCTGGTCGTCGTCAGCTTCACCCTGGTGTTCATCGGCCCGCTGTACTGGATGGTCACCGGCGCGCTGAAGACCGGCCAGGAGATCGCCCAGACCCCGCCGACGCTCTGGCCGCAGGACCCGAACTTCAGCAACTACACCAATGCGTGGAGCAACCTCAACCTCTCCAAGCTGCTGTTCAACACCTTCTACTACGCCCTCGGCGCGGTGCTGTTCCAGCTGGTGTTCGACACGGCGGCGGCGTACTCGCTGTCCAAGCTGCGCCCGGTCCTGGGCAACGTGGTGCTCGGCGCGATGCTCGCCACCCTGATGATCCCGGTGATCGTGCTGATCGTGCCGCAGTACGTGACGGTGATCGACCTGCCGCTCGTGCACACCAGCCTGATCAACCAGCCGCTCGCGATCTGGCTGCCGCTGGTCGCCAACGCGTTCAACATCTTCCTGTTGAAACGGTTCTTCGACTCCATCCCGGACGACCTGATGGCGGCCGCCCAGGTGGACGGCGCCGGCCCGCTGCGCACCCTCTGGTCGATCATCCTGCCGATGTCGCGTCCGATCCTCGGCGTCGTCTCGATCTTCTCGGTCACCTACGTCTGGAAGGACTTCCTCTGGCCGAAGCTGGTCATGCCGGACGGCTCGACCCGCACGGTCAGCGTGGGCATCGTGGCCTTCTCCGGCGGCTCGTCGGTGAACGAGGTGATCGCCGCCTCGGTGATCGCCGCCATTCCCACGGTGATCATCTTCCTGATCTTCCAGCGGAACATCATGTCCGGCCTGACCGCAGGCAGCGTCAAGGGCTAG
- a CDS encoding carbohydrate ABC transporter permease: MATMTAPGTTDQLTRSAVPARKSGRRSRKIRDNVTGYAFLIGAIFCFALFTWYPMIRGIIMSFQKTRRGVTTWVGWDNYTRIIADPSFWPAWRNTIYFTLLALIIGYAVPFFVAILLNELRHAKGYLRVLVYLPVMLPPASALFLFKFYAYDPSDAGLFNAILKALHLPTSQWMQSPDATMPAMVIASTWMNMGSAVLIYLASLQNIPGELYEAAELDGAGLWRRIWNVTIPQTKLILGLLAMMQIVATMQVFIEPLILANGAGTQDSATTVAYLIYQHGFYQNDLNGAAALGVITLLALAAFSGIYLRLTTRND, from the coding sequence TTGGCGACCATGACCGCCCCGGGCACGACCGACCAGTTGACCCGCAGCGCAGTACCGGCCCGGAAGAGCGGGCGGCGCAGCCGCAAGATCCGTGACAACGTCACCGGATACGCCTTCCTGATCGGCGCGATCTTCTGCTTCGCCCTCTTCACCTGGTATCCGATGATCCGCGGGATCATCATGAGCTTCCAGAAGACCAGGCGTGGCGTGACCACCTGGGTCGGCTGGGACAACTACACCCGGATCATCGCCGACCCGAGTTTCTGGCCCGCCTGGCGCAACACCATCTATTTCACCCTGCTGGCCCTGATCATCGGGTACGCGGTGCCGTTCTTCGTGGCGATCCTGCTCAACGAGCTGCGGCACGCGAAGGGTTACCTGCGCGTCCTGGTGTACCTGCCGGTGATGCTGCCGCCCGCCTCGGCGCTCTTCCTCTTCAAGTTCTACGCGTACGACCCGAGCGACGCCGGCCTGTTCAACGCGATCCTCAAGGCGCTGCACCTGCCCACCTCGCAGTGGATGCAGTCGCCGGACGCCACGATGCCGGCCATGGTGATCGCCTCCACCTGGATGAACATGGGCAGCGCCGTGCTGATCTACCTGGCCTCGCTGCAGAACATCCCGGGGGAGTTGTACGAGGCGGCCGAGCTGGACGGCGCCGGGCTCTGGCGCCGGATCTGGAACGTGACGATCCCGCAGACCAAGCTGATCCTCGGCCTGCTCGCCATGATGCAGATCGTCGCCACCATGCAGGTCTTCATCGAGCCGCTGATCCTCGCCAACGGCGCCGGCACGCAGGACTCGGCGACCACCGTGGCGTACCTGATCTATCAGCACGGCTTCTACCAGAACGACCTCAACGGCGCCGCGGCGCTCGGGGTGATCACCCTGCTGGCGCTGGCCGCCTTCTCGGGGATCTACCTGCGGCTCACCACGAGGAACGACTGA